TGTCCTTTGCATAAATAATCATAGCTTTTTATTAAAGCCCGACGTATCTTATAATGTTACAATTAATTTGAGCTGGACCTTTATCGTAGTCTTGTCCTAATACACAACTCTCCGCTAAAGCTTAATCTCGAATTGACCGCGCAATCATGCGCAATATTATTTTTATCTTGAAGAAACTGGCCCTTTCGATGCGCAGTTCACTTCGGGATAAGCAACTACGGAGTGTAGAATGAATATCTACATAGGAAACCTGTCATTCAATACGACAGAAGATCAATTACGCCAGGCCTTCGAGGGTTTTGGTGAAGTTTCAAGTGTTAAAATTGTTGCGGACAAGTACAGCGGAGAGCCTAAAGGTTTTGCGTTTGTAGAAATGTCAACACAGGACGAGGCTGTTGCCGCTGTCAGCGGCCTCAATGGCCATGAACTGAATGGCCGGGTGCTGAATGTCGACGAAGCGAAACCGCGCCCCCAAAGCGGTAACCGCACCGGCGGCAACGGCTATCGCAAATTGTACTAACAGCAATAAAATGAAACCTGCGCCGACTCTGGCGTGGTATTGATTCTAAGGAGACTGGCCGACGGCTGGTCTCCTTTCTTATTTTCTGTTGAGTATTCAACGTCTTTAAATATTGGTACAGATAATTAATCCTCCGGCATTCAAACTACATTATCACTATGCTCACCCGTTGGGCTGGCTATATTGCTCTTTAAATTAAGGACTTAGTCCCATATTTTT
The Candidatus Zixiibacteriota bacterium DNA segment above includes these coding regions:
- a CDS encoding RNA-binding protein, which gives rise to MNIYIGNLSFNTTEDQLRQAFEGFGEVSSVKIVADKYSGEPKGFAFVEMSTQDEAVAAVSGLNGHELNGRVLNVDEAKPRPQSGNRTGGNGYRKLY